One genomic window of Garra rufa chromosome 24, GarRuf1.0, whole genome shotgun sequence includes the following:
- the LOC141299974 gene encoding xin actin-binding repeat-containing protein 1-like: MRFGFLTVPKMAEGAQNSIAYAPKSNPPMHHLETSSDEHERPFTSPPPTKEAISILHQRRQKCELRRLLKHTCPELKNVDSLVEEELADVLNMDSDTGYQSEVQSRCWMFENHEVNSVEIHDQKLQMNKEFQEGDIKKTVCMFEQPLRNSYNDVNNPQLNKSEEVTSEQNIKVDVKATRRMFETQMMDTQNLCPRKNIVCEDTSRSEQKPQSNSETNGTETSDIHHNSLTSDFIETNELFVSISKSKQVFETITHDKENISPTNDNFTREEELLKANVRNRAQMFESTPLDKINLQTKEESETILENTQETLVSLCNFSIVHSNGTILEANETGHVKKAKYNFINEDTRPEIHDEEMVTGSIKNIMLQMLTGTNLNPTVTFLKEDSQGNMEIQKVDVPIHQLPFTHDKECRTANVVQITEDLLSQENLLRKGVLIQDGTTGMREITVYALFIHNEDSTGVMEFGKIGFRAIPSSLESEKCDLKTEISSPESSSVVDTNKTSINVQLFQSCIQKEDRDHLKFLQDTTSDVHIGVSTMESEKTREIKALVATNIDTSFNMQSDENKSEASPKESSVNNKKDHPEATNQSEHCPDTGDNLKKERSLQNRDIMDDGVVLQAELVDVVEDDELVNLQTAIMNLHQATMEAKALQQSVQAKYACQINQTQQICDSGSMTHGFTHVKNNDNAIENEELSEFPKSEVEQESKEDVMRGSIQAALNSLGKSNFNVTKGDFKAAMIYRNAGKGNAGCKKTSNVMMNQPSDRTEENKSATSSVPQVEKEAVKSPEETDTRPSENKPVTCSPLPISVETPAKSRKTPIGPKPALPPKPDHLKTKPNPLSSETDAEHLNKFQVPGTSKPPSEQIELSSTLMKSHEDALCKSVQHADSIEHAPSDTSVGNTESPEDKRLNGVEVVEETPKSSPEIIVNESSRGFHITTSVSNTGSPEDKKLSGVEVVEETPKSSAESIISESSTGFHATLQNFGVKPSGSVPPVKPKRIKMAKENVNNSDNISRTSTPLETETAQGITPPHENDSVKQTEEERNEKSDGQQVSEVVRRKKKIRRETEDERRLRLSVHMDEIMKGNVPAVMEIFDKLKKQEELKNILSKVEEIEEDTNKVDVSSLKNIFESVPDWVVPQEKKIKPKIVTPEHIEAPSEPEMMTSMEVAFGDLEKAGAEIIRLKDQTLARLMDIEEAIKKALYSVSTLKSDSDIVGLSGLFRESMVAVQGSPPSGKIRKISIGSSKSQKALNQIGKRGYEQTTSRPELFIPTTKQRSASPASPSFISIQSAARKPSELPSPQKEEPKEEPKLQCCCSVPSDRRQCSVTKGASSSPANPRRQVSVLEVQTRPEGERLIGTKTISENYERTDSFGNKFYSSKTSTVVTTQPETRTTSKKLIVSSPATTEIVTYPRINTPFIREDHPPL, translated from the exons ATGCGGTTTGGCTTCCTTACAGTTCCAAAG ATGGCTGAAGGTGCGCAAAACAGCATTGCATATGCACCTAAATCAAATCCACCAATGCACCATCTGGAAACCAGCTCTGATGAACATGAACGCCCCTTTACATCACCACCCCCTACAAAAGAAGCAATATCTATTCTGCACCAACGCCGACAAAAATGCGAGCTTAGGCGACTGCTAAAACACACTTGTCCTGAATTGAAAAATGTAGACAGTTTGGTAGAGGAGGAGCTGGCTGATGTTCTTAACATGGACTCAGACACTGGATACCAGAGTGAGGTCCAGTCCAGGTGCTGGATGTTTGAAAACCATGAAGTCAATTCAGTGGAGATCCATGATCAAAAACTTCAGATGAACAAGGAGTTTCAAGAGGGCGACATCAAGAAAACCGTCTGCATGTTTGAACAACCTCTGCGTAACTCCTACAACGACGTCAACAATCCTCAGCTCAACAAATCAGAGGAAGTGACATCAGAGCAGAACATCAAGGTAGATGTGAAAGCCACGCGCAGAATGTTTGAAACTCAAATGATGGATACTCAAAACCTCTGTCCAAGGAAAAACATTGTTTGTGAGGATACAAGtcgatcagagcaaaaaccacaGAGTAATTCTGAGACTAATGGGACAGAAACATCCGACATTCACCATAACAGTCTAACCAGTGATTTCATTGAAACAAATGAGCTGTTTGTAAGTATATCTAAATCCAAACAGGTCTTCGAAACAATAACACATGACAAAGAAAACATCTCACCAACAAATGACAACTTCACCCGAGAAGAAGAACTGTTGAAGGCCAATGTAAGAAACAGAGCGCAGATGTTTGAATCAACTCCACTTGATAAGATCAATCTGCAAACCAAAGAAGAATCAGAAACTATCCTGGAGAACACACAAGAAACTCTAGTTTCTTTATGCAACTTCAGCATTGTGCATTCTAATGGAACCATCCTTGAAGCTAATGAAACTGGCCACGTTAAGAaagcaaaatataatttcataaATGAAGATACAAGACCAGAAATTCATGATGAGGAGATGGTGACGGGAAGCATAAAGAATATCATGCTTCAAATGCTAACAGGAACAAACTTGAACCCAACTGTGACCTTTCTAAAAGAAGACAGTCAGGGTAATATGGAGATTCAGAAAGTTGACGTCCCCATTCACCAACTTCCATTCACTCACGATAAAGAGTGCAGAACTGCCAATGTGGTGCAGATTACTGAAGATCTACTCAGTCAAGAGAATCTCCTGAGGAAGGGAGTCTTAATACAAGATGGAACCACAGGAATGAGAGAGATAACAGTTTATGCTCTATTTATCCACAACGAAGACAGTACAGGGGTAATGGAGTTTGGTAAAATTGGTTTTAGAGCCATTCCCTCAAGCCTTGAGTCTGAAAAATGTGATCTGAAGACTGAAATTAGTTCACCAGAAAGTTCTTCAGTAGTAGATACAAACAAAACTAGTATTAATGTGCAGCTATTCCAGAGCTGCATTCAGAAAGAAGACCGTGATCATCTAAAATTCCTGCAGGATACAACGTCAGATGTACATATAGGTGTGTCTACTATGGAATCAGAGAAAACCAGGGAGATTAAAGCCCTTGTGGCTACCAATATAGATACAAGCTTCAACATGCAGTCGGATGAAAACAAGTCAGAAGCGTCACCTAAAGAAAGCTcggtaaataataaaaaagatcatCCGGAAGCAACAAACCAGTCTGAACATTGTCCAGACACCGGTGAcaatctgaaaaaagaaagaagtcTCCAAAATCGAGATATCATGGATGACGGAGTCGTTCTCCAAGCAGAGCTAGTTGATGTTGTTGAAGACGATGAGTTGGTGAATCTGCAAACAGCCATTATGAACCTTCATCAGGCGACCATGGAGGCAAAAGCTCTTCAGCAGAGTGTACAAGCAAAATATGCTTGCCAAATAAATCAAACCCAACAAATCTGTGATTCTGGTTCAATGACCCATGGGTTTACACATGTGAAAAACAATGATAATGCAATTGAGAATGAAGAGCTCTCAGAGTTTCCCAAATCTGAAGTGGAACAAGAAAGTAAGGAGGATGTCATGAGAGGTAGCATACAGGCAGCTCTTAATTCCTTGGGAAAGTCAAACTTTAATGTCACAAAGGGTGATTTTAAAGCTGCAATGATTTATAGAAATGCTGGTAAAGGAAATGCAGGATGCAAAAAGACAAGTAATGTGATGATGAACCAGCCAAGTGACAGGACTGAAGAAAATAAGTCGGCAACATCTTCTGTGCCTCAAGTTGAAAAGGAAGCTGTAAAATCACCTGAGGAAACTGACACAAGACCATCTGAAAACAAACCAGTGACATGTTCTCCCTTGCCTATCTCTGTAGAAACACCTGCTAAAAGTCGTAAAACTCCTATTGGACCCAAACCAGCTCTCCCACCTAAACCTGATCATTTAAAAACAAAGCCAAACCCTCTTAGTTCTGAAACTGATGCAGAACATCTCAACAAATTCCAAGTTCCTGGTACTTCAAAACCACCATCTGAGCAGATTGAATTATCTTCAACTCTCATGAAGTCTCATGAAGATGCACTTTGCAAAAGTGTACAGCATGCTGATTCCATTGAACACGCGCCCAGTGATACATCAGTGGGCAACACTGAAAGTCCTGAAGATAAAAGGCTAAATGGTGTAGAGGTTGTTGAAGAAACTCCTAAGAGCTCCCCAGAAATCATCGTCAATGAATCTTCCAGGGGATTTCATATTACTACATCAGTGAGCAACACTGGAAGTCCTGAAGATAAAAAACTCAGTGGTGTAGAGGTTGTTGAAGAAACTCCAAAGAGCTCAGCAGAAAGTATCATCAGTGAATCTTCTACAGGATTTCATGCTACTCTTCAAAACTTTGGCGTGAAGCCGAGTGGTTCAGTGCCTCCTGTAAAACCTAAAAGAATCAAAATGGCGAAAGAAAACGTGAATAACTCAGACAACATCAGTAGGACCTCTACACCTCTGGAAACTGAAACAGCACAGGGAATCACTCCTCCCCATGAAAATGACTCTGTCAAACAGACAGAggaagaaagaaatgaaaaaagtGATGGTCAACAAGTTAGTGAAGTGGTCAGACGGAAAAAGAAAATTAGAAGAGAGACCGAGGATGAGCGAAGGCTGAGGCTCTCGGTGCACATGGATGAAATCATGAAAGGAAACGTGCCAGCGGTCATGGAGATCTTTGACAAGCTGAAAAAGCAAGAGGAACTGAAAAACATACTCTCCAAAGTAGAAGAAATCGAAGAAGACACCAACAAAGTGGACGTGAGCTCGCTTAAAAACATTTTCGAGAGCGTTCCTGATTGGGTCGTGCCTCAGGAGAAGAAAATCAAACCAAAAATAGTCACGCCTGAACATATTGAAGCACCAAGTGAACCTGAGATGATGACATCCATGGAGGTGGCTTTTGGAGACCTGGAGAAAGCTGGTGCGGAGATCATTCGTTTAAAAGACCAAACGCTTGCAAGACTCATGGATATCGAGGAGGCCATTAAGAAGGCTCTTTACTCAGTATCGACTCTGAAATCGGACTCTGACATTGTAGGACTCTCTGGTCTCTTCAGGGAGTCCATGGTGGCCGTACAAGGTTCACCTCCCTCAGGTAAAATCAGGAAAATCAGCATTGGGTCAAGCAAATCACAAAAAGCTCTAAACCAGATTGGAAAGAGAGGTTATGAACAGACAACGTCAAGGCCAGAGCTGTTTATTCCCACAACTAAACAGAGATCAGCCTCACCAGCATCTCCTTCGTTTATTTCAATTCAGTCTGCGGCAAGGAAGCCTTCGGAGTTGCCATCACCTCAGAAAGAAGAACCAAAAGAAGAGCCCAAGCTTCAGTGTTGCTGTAGTGTGCCTTCAGACCGCAGACAATGTTCTGTCACAAAAGGAGCATCCTCGAGCCCTGCGAATCCACGCCGGCAAGTAAGTGTGCTGGAAGTGCAAACAAGGCCTGAAGGAGAAAGATTAATCGGAACAAAAACCATTAGTGAGAACTATGAGAGGACGGACAGCTTCGGCAACAAGTTCTACTCCTCGAAAACCTCTACGGTTGTGACAACCCAACCAGAAACCAGGACAACTTCTAAAAAGCTCATCGTGAGCAGTCCAGCCACAACAGAAATTGTGACGTACCCAAGAATCAACACTCCTTTTATTAGAGAAGACCATCCCCCACTGTAA